A genome region from Desulfovibrio sp. TomC includes the following:
- a CDS encoding 4Fe-4S ferredoxin: MDERQVMETDIVCVGFGPAMGGFLTTLAKGIVNEDGSAVMESTVVPGLPPQVICYERADDIGVGVSGVVSKARGIRESLPGLDSAAVPLCTPITEEKVVYLVDPHGASRRPLPLKAADAALKLLGGKFPGCRYKDMAVELPYIPPFLEKHGGLTFSLGQFNQWVGSTIMATGAAQIWPSSPVAAPIIEHRKVVGVRLADQGVDKAGKPDAAFMPGMDVRARLTVLGDGPVGPVGRAIDDARGLPMGHHQRDYAVGMKLVVDLPGNCSWKVGTVIHTIGFPEPEIFGFLYVLPGHVASLGIFVPSWFDNPVRTAYRYLQHWMQHPYLWKQLKGGTIRSFGAKTLQESGKNGEPYLVGDGYARIGEGSGTTNVLTGSGVDEAWTSGVQLGQAVVQLLEQGLPFTAENLEKTYVARRRASWVEAEAKIAARSREGFASGFIPGIVGMALAGLTKGALCWPADSEPVHKRIPSIEEYYRGRVSCDEIKRIRQEATAKGLALHDALMDKVGWPEIAYDGKLLISHQDALLLGGKVQAAPGYADHVTFEDHDTCRACCEKTCIEACSGQAITTNPDDGVPLFDREKCVHCGACLWNCSKPSKTDPERTNVRFAAGAGGLHSAEN; this comes from the coding sequence CGACGACATCGGCGTCGGCGTCTCCGGCGTGGTCTCCAAGGCGCGCGGCATCCGCGAAAGCCTGCCCGGCCTCGATTCCGCCGCTGTGCCGCTGTGCACGCCCATCACCGAAGAAAAGGTCGTCTATCTCGTCGATCCCCACGGAGCCAGCCGCCGGCCGCTGCCCCTCAAAGCCGCCGATGCGGCGCTCAAGCTCCTCGGCGGAAAATTTCCGGGCTGCCGCTACAAGGACATGGCGGTCGAGTTGCCCTATATCCCGCCGTTTCTGGAAAAGCACGGCGGCCTGACCTTTTCGCTTGGCCAGTTCAACCAGTGGGTGGGCAGCACCATCATGGCCACCGGCGCGGCCCAGATCTGGCCGTCCTCGCCGGTTGCCGCCCCCATCATCGAACATCGCAAGGTGGTCGGCGTGCGGCTGGCCGACCAGGGCGTGGACAAGGCCGGCAAACCCGACGCCGCGTTCATGCCCGGCATGGACGTCAGGGCCAGGCTGACCGTCCTTGGCGACGGGCCGGTCGGGCCGGTCGGCCGGGCCATCGACGACGCGCGCGGGTTGCCCATGGGGCATCACCAGCGCGACTACGCCGTGGGCATGAAACTCGTGGTGGACCTGCCCGGCAACTGCTCCTGGAAGGTCGGCACGGTCATCCACACCATTGGTTTCCCGGAACCCGAAATTTTCGGTTTTCTCTACGTGTTGCCCGGCCATGTGGCCTCCCTTGGCATCTTCGTGCCGAGTTGGTTCGACAACCCCGTGCGCACCGCCTACCGCTACCTCCAGCACTGGATGCAGCACCCCTACCTGTGGAAACAGCTCAAGGGCGGCACGATCCGCTCGTTTGGGGCCAAGACGCTCCAGGAATCCGGCAAAAACGGCGAACCGTATCTGGTCGGCGACGGCTATGCCCGCATCGGCGAAGGGTCCGGCACCACCAACGTGCTGACCGGCTCGGGCGTGGACGAGGCCTGGACCTCGGGCGTGCAGCTGGGCCAGGCCGTGGTCCAGTTGTTGGAACAGGGCCTGCCCTTTACCGCGGAAAATCTGGAAAAAACCTACGTCGCCCGCCGCCGGGCCTCCTGGGTCGAGGCCGAAGCCAAAATTGCCGCCCGCTCCCGTGAAGGCTTTGCCTCCGGGTTTATTCCGGGCATCGTCGGCATGGCGCTTGCCGGCCTGACCAAGGGCGCGCTGTGCTGGCCGGCCGATTCCGAACCCGTGCACAAGCGTATCCCGTCCATTGAGGAATACTACCGGGGCCGCGTCTCGTGCGATGAGATCAAACGCATCCGCCAGGAAGCCACGGCCAAGGGGCTGGCCTTGCACGACGCGCTCATGGACAAGGTGGGCTGGCCGGAAATCGCCTACGACGGCAAGTTGCTCATTTCCCACCAGGATGCGCTGCTCCTTGGCGGCAAGGTGCAGGCCGCGCCGGGCTACGCCGACCACGTCACCTTCGAAGACCACGACACCTGCCGGGCCTGTTGCGAAAAGACCTGCATCGAGGCCTGTTCCGGCCAGGCCATCACCACCAATCCCGACGACGGCGTGCCGCTTTTCGACCGCGAAAAATGCGTGCACTGCGGCGCCTGCCTGTGGAACTGCTCCAAGCCGTCCAAGACCGATCCCGAACGCACCAACGTCCGCTTCGCCGCCGGCGCCGGCGGATTACATTCGGCTGAGAATTAG